A genomic region of Enterococcus sp. 12C11_DIV0727 contains the following coding sequences:
- the lanM gene encoding type 2 lanthipeptide synthetase LanM, producing MHKDNKIVEIIENIYKDVVENTHNTLKKNTETFQEKETDVFIRCFHSLLDYHISRVVQKTFIYEFHEFRKELNMPANPNSSIVFDLFLQKIDKQMIQLWLNKYDFLRKIINTVIDNTSSYIITVCENFKEDRAQLNASGMISGNSFLTAINSLDSDPHNGSKIVLCFEFSNDEKILYKPRSLEIDQFIDLLFSNILRFQGLKNNTPIAKTICRNSYGWQKFISHTFIDEADLSEAYYNLGLCAAVFRSIGSTDLHDENVIFNGTTPYFIDLETSLKPSHEVINENSIWDVLNNELSNSIANTCIIPAKLMVAPHNILIGAINTSYPQKTEELCFILTNPGTDAVDISKQNIIVSRDLAPIMLGKNKFPSPLPYQQDFVNGYEEGIKSVIENREKIAGLLNSFSCISRIIVRPTAQYFFLLDACLYPENLIDDSAIDKILSYIKPSKMFTESENASKVLEEEKKALKNGDIPYFSIKSDKRTINLMDIDTNTFELSPIENALHSLNNLSDRTLLIDKRLIAEGFSEIRIHEAKFENNLTKKSQAKMFTDALAEVTIENPDALFKLIINQSITTKSKNAEIGWLSGVYGDMNIAYNSISCISSHDSGGILFLLNHLKEYKKCIEDIETNELYIRALKGINSLKNTIYGSTEVSNAPISIISGENSIEFLFNYEKEELKYLDKTISKIKLENIENGDVFLGPIGIALVSSTFPNTSIDNIIYFTEKFYNFKLPSEGIAHGNLGVLWTNFRLNYALDRLDICKNLFYKTTEIMFDESIENAGWCNGNSGLLMVLIEMATLLKININLLDLAKKTTILPLESPLDLSLCHGVSGVLQSLLFAYKVSKKSEYIILANEYWLSVLKLIDQNGYYTGEKHRDYLLGYFLGWSGMADSALLLKMYNEGSSPLIPLNLSSLDYQKKLMEV from the coding sequence GTGCATAAAGATAATAAAATAGTTGAAATTATAGAAAATATCTATAAAGATGTAGTTGAAAATACACATAATACCTTAAAAAAAAATACTGAAACGTTTCAAGAAAAAGAAACTGACGTTTTTATAAGATGCTTTCATTCTTTGTTAGATTACCATATAAGTAGAGTCGTTCAAAAAACATTTATTTATGAATTTCACGAATTTCGTAAAGAATTAAATATGCCTGCTAATCCAAATTCTTCTATTGTATTTGATCTATTCTTACAGAAAATAGATAAACAAATGATTCAATTATGGTTAAACAAATACGATTTTTTGAGAAAAATTATTAACACAGTTATTGATAATACTAGCTCATATATTATAACGGTATGCGAAAATTTCAAGGAAGATAGAGCTCAATTAAATGCTAGTGGAATGATTAGTGGGAACTCTTTTTTAACTGCTATAAATTCACTAGATTCTGATCCACATAATGGTTCAAAAATCGTTTTATGTTTTGAATTTTCAAATGATGAAAAAATTTTATATAAGCCACGTTCTCTAGAAATAGATCAATTTATTGACTTATTATTTTCTAATATTTTAAGATTTCAAGGGCTCAAAAATAACACGCCAATTGCTAAAACAATATGTCGAAATAGTTATGGTTGGCAAAAATTCATTTCTCATACGTTTATAGATGAAGCAGATTTATCAGAAGCTTATTATAATTTGGGGCTTTGTGCAGCTGTATTTAGAAGTATTGGTTCCACCGATTTACATGATGAAAATGTTATTTTTAACGGCACTACACCATATTTCATTGATTTAGAAACTAGTTTAAAACCATCTCATGAAGTAATTAATGAAAACTCTATATGGGACGTATTAAATAATGAACTTTCTAATTCTATTGCTAACACTTGTATAATTCCAGCTAAGTTAATGGTAGCACCACATAATATTTTAATTGGTGCTATTAATACATCTTACCCGCAAAAAACAGAAGAATTATGTTTCATTCTGACCAATCCAGGAACCGATGCAGTAGATATATCTAAACAAAATATTATAGTTTCTAGAGATCTAGCTCCTATAATGTTAGGAAAAAATAAATTCCCTAGTCCCCTACCATATCAGCAAGATTTTGTTAACGGTTATGAAGAAGGCATCAAATCCGTAATAGAAAATCGGGAAAAAATTGCTGGTTTATTAAATAGTTTTTCTTGTATCAGCAGAATAATTGTAAGACCAACTGCTCAATATTTTTTCTTGCTTGATGCCTGTTTGTATCCCGAAAATTTAATTGATGATTCTGCTATAGATAAAATTTTATCATATATAAAACCATCTAAAATGTTTACAGAATCTGAAAATGCAAGTAAAGTACTTGAAGAAGAAAAAAAAGCCTTAAAAAATGGGGATATTCCTTATTTTTCAATTAAGTCGGATAAACGTACAATTAACTTGATGGACATAGACACCAATACATTTGAATTGTCTCCAATAGAAAATGCCTTACATTCTTTAAATAATCTTTCTGATCGGACACTTTTAATTGATAAACGCTTAATTGCAGAAGGATTTTCTGAAATTAGGATTCATGAAGCAAAATTTGAAAATAATCTAACTAAAAAATCACAAGCTAAAATGTTCACTGATGCTTTAGCAGAAGTAACAATAGAAAATCCAGACGCATTATTTAAGTTAATAATAAATCAATCTATTACTACAAAATCTAAAAATGCTGAAATTGGTTGGTTAAGTGGTGTTTATGGGGATATGAACATTGCTTACAATTCTATATCTTGTATTTCATCACATGACTCTGGGGGTATTTTATTTCTGCTTAATCATTTAAAAGAGTATAAAAAATGCATTGAAGATATAGAAACAAATGAATTATATATTCGTGCTTTAAAAGGTATCAACTCTCTTAAAAATACTATTTATGGTTCTACTGAAGTTTCAAACGCCCCAATATCAATTATTTCAGGAGAAAATTCTATTGAATTTCTTTTCAACTACGAAAAAGAAGAACTAAAATATCTTGATAAGACTATATCTAAAATTAAATTAGAAAACATTGAAAATGGAGATGTTTTTTTAGGTCCAATAGGTATTGCATTAGTGAGTTCTACTTTCCCTAATACCTCTATCGATAATATAATTTATTTTACAGAAAAATTCTATAACTTTAAATTACCAAGTGAAGGTATAGCTCACGGAAATCTAGGTGTTTTATGGACCAATTTTAGATTAAATTATGCGTTAGATAGATTAGATATATGCAAAAATCTATTTTATAAAACAACTGAAATTATGTTTGACGAATCTATCGAAAATGCAGGTTGGTGCAACGGGAACTCGGGATTATTAATGGTACTGATAGAAATGGCCACTTTATTAAAAATTAACATAAATTTACTTGATTTGGCAAAAAAAACTACAATTCTTCCACTAGAAAGTCCTTTAGATTTATCACTTTGTCATGGAGTATCAGGTGTTCTTCAATCTTTACTTTTTGCCTATAAAGTTTCAAAAAAATCTGAATATATAATTTTAGCTAACGAGTATTGGTTATCTGTTCTTAAACTAATAGACCAAAATGGTTACTATACAGGTGAAAAACACAGAGATTACTTGCTTGGATATTTTTTAGGTTGGAGTGGTATGGCTGATTCTGCTTTATTATTAAAAATGTACAATGAAGGGAGCTCCCCTTTGATTCCTCTAAATTTGAGTTCTTTAGATTATCAGAAAAAACTGATGGAGGTATAA
- a CDS encoding alcohol dehydrogenase catalytic domain-containing protein translates to MESLVAINPKCKNNLEFKKMGSVKFGSTDVWFGLVELSQPNFDINNPKNDNYVLIKVKYFSCNYRDKSILLESYTSEKNENRLFFPFGSEFSAEIIKTGKNVKNLNVGDFVMPNCEYPNGLKPGIPSNYASLGWLKIHKSKIIKIPAYLSLEEAACFSLGSQTASSMIRRSGILKEGGNPVVFSARSATSIFIIRQLLIQGIKPICISTTSWKDYEKEYIYPCEVERLEDVSLQAMKRNITHVFDPFFDINIENAVNLLQIGGTYITCGLLNQHPLLTEKTPVENEPILRRALTMGVMKNISFIGNCLGTDADLQNAINLVEKSSVRPIIDKSYDVTQYLDFINRSFFNTNKIGKVPLIYH, encoded by the coding sequence ATGGAATCTTTAGTTGCAATAAATCCTAAATGTAAAAATAATTTAGAGTTTAAAAAAATGGGATCAGTTAAATTTGGATCTACTGATGTTTGGTTTGGATTAGTAGAGTTAAGCCAACCCAATTTTGATATAAATAATCCGAAAAATGATAATTATGTTTTAATAAAAGTAAAATATTTTTCTTGTAACTATAGAGATAAATCTATCCTATTAGAATCTTATACTTCTGAAAAAAATGAAAATAGATTATTCTTTCCATTTGGTTCAGAATTTAGTGCTGAAATTATTAAGACTGGAAAAAATGTTAAAAATTTAAATGTTGGGGACTTTGTCATGCCAAACTGCGAATATCCTAATGGTTTAAAACCAGGAATACCTAGTAATTATGCATCTTTAGGATGGTTAAAAATTCACAAAAGTAAAATTATTAAAATCCCAGCATATCTAAGTCTTGAAGAAGCTGCTTGTTTCTCTTTAGGGTCACAAACTGCCTCCAGTATGATTAGACGCTCAGGTATTTTGAAAGAGGGTGGTAATCCAGTAGTTTTCAGCGCACGCTCTGCAACTTCTATTTTTATTATTCGCCAGCTACTTATACAAGGAATAAAACCTATATGTATATCTACTACTTCATGGAAAGATTATGAAAAAGAATACATATACCCTTGCGAGGTGGAACGATTAGAAGATGTATCTTTACAAGCTATGAAGCGAAATATTACTCACGTTTTTGATCCTTTTTTTGATATTAATATAGAAAATGCTGTAAACTTGTTGCAAATTGGAGGTACTTATATAACGTGTGGCCTCTTAAATCAGCATCCTCTTTTAACTGAGAAAACACCTGTAGAAAATGAGCCGATTTTAAGAAGGGCACTAACTATGGGAGTCATGAAAAATATCTCATTCATAGGTAACTGTTTAGGAACAGATGCGGATTTGCAAAATGCAATAAATTTGGTGGAAAAATCCTCTGTGCGACCTATAATTGATAAGTCTTATGATGTGACCCAATACCTTGATTTTATAAATCGTTCATTTTTTAACACTAATAAAATTGGTAAGGTTCCTTTAATCTACCATTAA
- a CDS encoding helix-turn-helix transcriptional regulator → MKKKMNEESIYNKVYEYRVLARLSQQELADKVGVSKQTIFVMEKGNYVPSLLLAFRISNFFNTPLTEIFEYDLGGQINDE, encoded by the coding sequence ATGAAAAAAAAAATGAACGAAGAATCTATATACAATAAAGTTTACGAATATAGAGTTTTGGCTAGACTATCACAACAAGAATTAGCTGATAAAGTCGGTGTATCTAAGCAAACAATTTTTGTAATGGAAAAAGGAAACTATGTACCTTCTTTACTATTGGCATTTCGAATATCAAATTTTTTTAATACGCCGCTTACAGAGATTTTTGAATATGATTTAGGAGGACAAATTAATGATGAATAA
- a CDS encoding DUF2178 domain-containing protein has product MMNKFIGFSFKALNEWSEKSIGNYNLLIGIGFILVMISSITLVYLLIKLGQTDERTTKIHLNVCCIMLVTIVLCDLFFPKEYMQNILFLFKYALAFCISLIYLFKKYKQDLR; this is encoded by the coding sequence ATGATGAATAAATTTATTGGATTTTCATTTAAGGCCTTAAATGAATGGTCAGAAAAAAGTATTGGTAATTATAATTTACTTATTGGTATTGGGTTCATACTGGTAATGATTAGTTCTATTACTCTAGTATATTTATTAATAAAATTGGGACAAACAGATGAGCGCACAACAAAAATTCATTTGAATGTATGTTGTATTATGTTGGTAACCATTGTCTTGTGTGATTTATTCTTCCCTAAAGAATATATGCAGAATATACTATTCTTATTCAAATATGCATTAGCATTTTGTATATCTTTAATTTACTTGTTTAAAAAATACAAACAAGATTTACGTTAA
- a CDS encoding ABC transporter ATP-binding protein produces MNINEVSKFYKNTNALDNISFDFEKGEIIGLVGRNGAGKSTLMKIITKNILSFNGSITINSSVGYLIEDPKLIANMSGLEHLVYFSTIYGNKFDINDFKDLLVSLDLYQILNQKVKEYSLGMKQKLAVVISILNSPDYVVLDEPTNGMDVESSYEILNVLKKLAMETNLGILISSHKLEDIEVICDRILFLENGILIGEEKISQSSQNLIQIIFSNNDDLNMFINKQELGNVFNVTQDTLTLQTNLNSSEVFRLLNELNIFIIDCHTEKNTLRNIYLDKFGGEKNEI; encoded by the coding sequence ATGAATATTAATGAAGTATCTAAATTTTATAAAAACACAAATGCATTAGATAATATATCTTTTGATTTTGAAAAAGGTGAAATTATTGGATTAGTTGGGAGAAACGGCGCTGGTAAAAGTACGTTAATGAAAATCATAACTAAAAATATTCTTAGCTTTAATGGATCTATTACGATAAATAGTTCAGTAGGATATTTAATTGAAGATCCAAAATTAATAGCAAATATGTCTGGGTTAGAACATCTAGTTTATTTCTCTACAATTTATGGAAATAAATTTGATATAAATGATTTCAAAGACTTATTAGTAAGTCTAGATTTATATCAAATATTGAATCAAAAAGTTAAAGAATATTCTTTAGGAATGAAGCAAAAATTAGCAGTGGTTATTTCTATCTTAAATTCTCCGGATTATGTTGTACTAGATGAACCTACTAATGGAATGGACGTTGAATCATCATATGAAATATTAAACGTTCTGAAAAAACTTGCCATGGAAACGAATTTAGGTATATTAATTTCCAGCCACAAATTAGAAGATATAGAAGTAATTTGTGATAGGATTCTATTTTTAGAGAACGGTATTCTTATTGGAGAAGAAAAAATTAGCCAGAGTTCACAAAACTTAATACAAATTATCTTTTCCAATAACGATGATTTAAATATGTTTATCAACAAACAAGAATTAGGAAATGTTTTTAATGTAACTCAAGATACGTTGACATTACAGACAAATTTAAATAGTAGTGAAGTTTTTCGTTTATTAAACGAGTTGAATATTTTTATAATTGATTGTCATACAGAAAAAAATACTCTTCGTAATATTTATTTAGATAAATTTGGTGGTGAAAAGAATGAAATTTAA
- a CDS encoding recombinase family protein, with product MIFGYARVSTWGQDLESQIVVLKKAGCEKIYTEKFTGTKIDRKEFQMLLKELSEGDTLVVTKLDRFALSTVQGLETVQNLFKRGIKVHILNMGIIENTPTGRLTFTIFSAFAEFERDMIVERTQEGKAIAKLNPDFREGRPKKFSKDQLDLAMELLKKDTTKNVSRKTGISEASLYREKRRRKYQNL from the coding sequence GTGATTTTTGGTTATGCAAGAGTGAGTACCTGGGGACAAGATTTAGAATCTCAGATTGTTGTTTTAAAAAAAGCCGGTTGCGAAAAAATCTACACTGAAAAATTCACAGGAACAAAAATCGATCGAAAAGAATTTCAAATGCTGCTTAAAGAATTATCTGAAGGTGATACGTTAGTCGTCACAAAATTAGATCGTTTTGCTCTATCAACTGTTCAAGGATTGGAGACTGTTCAAAATCTTTTCAAAAGAGGAATCAAAGTGCATATTTTGAATATGGGTATAATCGAGAACACACCAACTGGAAGACTGACATTTACAATTTTTTCGGCATTTGCAGAATTTGAACGAGATATGATTGTAGAACGTACACAAGAAGGTAAGGCGATTGCTAAATTAAATCCTGATTTTCGAGAAGGACGGCCAAAAAAATTCAGCAAGGATCAATTGGATCTAGCAATGGAATTGCTTAAGAAAGATACCACGAAAAATGTCTCACGTAAAACTGGAATAAGTGAAGCGTCTCTTTACAGAGAAAAAAGACGAAGAAAGTACCAAAACTTATAA
- a CDS encoding IS3 family transposase (programmed frameshift) — protein MQTKTSATRYSKEFRESMVSLSQTGRSANSLSKEYNVSVSTLSKWIRQADPNDRNILSLNERALLKENKRLKEEIDILKPSGGAFGKELINKGRATVLRVVRVNLEAKHRITRILSVLKIPRTTYYDYLNWHPSKRMIRRQQIKEKVLASWLSYPMYGYPRMTKYFNENLNYPVSRYLIYRLMRELGIHSRMIKKMKKPSTYTDVAKLPNLIRKMKDWSKVLLTDITYIRVKGKWVYLASLYNPETRRVIAHKVGADMTKELATSVLEKVDLRRLGVKIVHSDMGSQYTSDLFNQTLQNRQIKHSYSRKGCPGDNARIESFHSILKREYVNFQSFQTLDEAIVGIDSYIRWYNSDRISLVA, from the exons ATGCAGACAAAAACATCAGCTACAAGATATTCAAAAGAATTTAGAGAATCAATGGTGTCACTAAGTCAGACCGGTCGGTCTGCTAATTCATTATCAAAAGAATACAACGTAAGTGTCTCTACACTTAGTAAGTGGATTCGTCAAGCAGATCCAAATGACCGGAATATTCTCTCACTAAATGAACGTGCACTATTAAAAGAAAATAAACGATTAAAAGAAGAAATCGACATTTTAAAGC CGAGCGGCGGTGCTTTTGGCAAAGAATTAATCAATAAGGGACGTGCTACTGTACTACGAGTGGTTCGTGTTAACTTAGAAGCAAAGCACCGCATTACTCGTATTTTAAGCGTTCTTAAGATTCCTAGAACGACGTATTATGATTATTTAAATTGGCACCCCAGTAAGCGAATGATTAGACGACAACAGATAAAAGAGAAAGTATTAGCGTCCTGGTTATCGTATCCAATGTATGGGTATCCGAGGATGACCAAGTATTTTAATGAAAATCTCAACTACCCAGTTAGTCGCTACCTTATCTATCGCCTTATGCGTGAGCTAGGGATTCATTCACGGATGATTAAAAAAATGAAGAAACCTAGCACCTATACAGACGTTGCCAAATTACCAAACCTAATAAGAAAAATGAAAGACTGGTCTAAAGTACTTTTAACAGATATCACGTATATCCGAGTGAAAGGGAAGTGGGTTTATTTAGCTAGTCTATACAATCCAGAAACCCGAAGGGTTATCGCTCATAAGGTCGGAGCCGATATGACAAAAGAGCTGGCAACGAGTGTGCTGGAGAAAGTAGATTTGCGCAGACTTGGAGTAAAGATTGTACACAGCGACATGGGAAGCCAATACACAAGCGATTTATTTAATCAGACGCTACAAAATAGACAAATAAAGCACTCCTACTCTCGAAAGGGTTGCCCAGGAGATAATGCAAGAATAGAAAGTTTTCACTCGATTTTGAAACGAGAATATGTCAATTTTCAGTCCTTTCAAACACTTGATGAAGCGATTGTTGGCATTGATAGCTATATTCGTTGGTACAATAGTGATCGAATTTCTCTCGTTGCCTAG
- a CDS encoding MmcQ/YjbR family DNA-binding protein — MVTRESIFAYVESTYGTMPEKTFSKFPEYRILRHKHNKKWYGLVMNVPKNKLNNEGKGETDIIDIKVVPELIGSLLEKKGYYSAYHMNKENWISIDLKSCVSLQEVKKMIDISYELTK; from the coding sequence TTGGTTACAAGAGAATCAATTTTTGCATATGTAGAATCAACCTATGGGACAATGCCAGAAAAAACATTTAGTAAGTTTCCAGAATACCGTATTTTAAGACACAAACATAATAAAAAATGGTACGGCTTAGTAATGAATGTGCCAAAAAATAAGTTAAATAATGAAGGTAAAGGAGAAACGGATATTATTGATATCAAAGTTGTACCTGAATTAATAGGTTCTTTATTAGAAAAAAAAGGATATTATTCAGCTTATCACATGAATAAAGAAAACTGGATTTCAATAGATCTAAAATCTTGTGTATCGCTACAAGAAGTAAAAAAAATGATTGATATTAGCTATGAATTAACTAAATAA
- a CDS encoding SulP family inorganic anion transporter: MLFSIKKEEWIGNGKNDLFAGLVSSIALLPEVVGFAIIAGVNPMTALFASATTILIISFTGGRPAMVSAAAGSMALVMAALIKSHGLEYMIAATILTGIMQLVLGYLGIQRLMKFIPKTVMFGFVNALAILIFLAQVQQLPGQSLWTYSMVIITIMLMYGLPKVTKAVPPALIVIIVMTVVALAYPGYLQKIGDMGNMSTIVPTLSFPVVPFTIKTFFIIFPTAVALTMVGLIESLLTIPVVDKMTGTKGDSKREVKSQGLANIVTGLFGGPAGCAMIGQAVVNVKSGGRKRLSTLVAGMALLILIFGLKDIMIQIPTAALIGIMITVSFETFEWESLSLIRSFQVTESLVMLVTIGIVVYTHNLAIGIFVGVLLSAVIFMAKLSTISIVQKDSVFAVKGPLFFASTHSFLHYFETVNYDNEQLTIDFSYSHILDHSGVEALKSFVIDMKNQKRKIFIIGLDIHNPELSKEIESLLIE; this comes from the coding sequence ATGTTATTTAGTATAAAAAAAGAAGAGTGGATTGGAAATGGGAAAAATGATTTGTTTGCTGGTCTAGTTTCGTCTATAGCCTTACTTCCAGAGGTTGTAGGTTTTGCTATTATTGCAGGAGTAAATCCAATGACAGCACTATTTGCTTCAGCAACAACTATTTTAATTATATCCTTTACAGGTGGAAGACCAGCCATGGTTTCAGCCGCCGCAGGATCTATGGCACTCGTTATGGCTGCGCTAATTAAAAGCCATGGTCTTGAATATATGATAGCAGCAACTATTTTAACAGGTATTATGCAATTAGTTCTAGGATATCTTGGTATTCAAAGATTAATGAAATTTATTCCAAAAACTGTGATGTTTGGCTTCGTAAATGCCTTAGCCATTTTAATTTTTCTAGCTCAAGTACAACAATTACCTGGGCAATCACTATGGACGTACTCCATGGTAATTATCACAATCATGCTAATGTACGGACTTCCAAAAGTTACAAAAGCTGTTCCACCTGCATTAATTGTTATTATAGTAATGACTGTTGTTGCATTGGCTTACCCAGGATATCTACAAAAAATTGGAGATATGGGCAATATGTCGACAATTGTACCAACATTATCATTTCCTGTGGTTCCTTTCACTATTAAAACGTTCTTTATTATTTTTCCGACAGCAGTTGCCTTAACAATGGTAGGTCTGATAGAATCATTATTGACTATTCCTGTAGTTGATAAAATGACAGGAACCAAAGGAGATAGTAAAAGGGAAGTGAAGTCACAAGGTCTTGCAAATATAGTGACGGGGTTATTTGGTGGTCCAGCAGGCTGTGCAATGATTGGTCAAGCTGTGGTCAATGTAAAATCTGGAGGAAGAAAAAGACTTTCTACTTTGGTTGCGGGAATGGCTTTATTAATCCTAATTTTTGGTCTAAAAGATATTATGATACAGATACCTACTGCAGCTCTTATTGGTATTATGATTACTGTTTCGTTTGAAACATTTGAATGGGAAAGTTTATCTCTCATACGCTCTTTCCAAGTAACAGAGAGTCTAGTAATGCTTGTGACAATCGGTATTGTTGTATATACACATAATTTGGCAATTGGTATTTTTGTAGGTGTTCTATTAAGTGCAGTCATTTTTATGGCAAAACTATCGACAATTTCAATTGTTCAAAAAGATAGTGTGTTTGCAGTAAAAGGACCTTTATTTTTTGCTTCCACACATTCGTTTCTCCATTATTTTGAAACTGTTAATTATGACAACGAACAGCTAACAATAGATTTTTCTTATTCTCATATCTTAGATCATTCTGGAGTTGAAGCATTAAAGTCTTTTGTAATTGATATGAAAAATCAAAAAAGAAAAATTTTTATTATTGGTTTAGATATTCATAATCCTGAATTATCCAAAGAAATTGAGTCACTTCTTATTGAATAA
- a CDS encoding helix-turn-helix domain-containing protein, giving the protein MNIGIRIQELRKANHITARTLAEKINISPSFISAIENDTTKLSLKTLTNICEALGVSLSDFFNPKLSPTDQKLITVIMSLPEQKKYELLQFLTGLEEK; this is encoded by the coding sequence ATGAATATTGGAATAAGAATTCAAGAATTAAGGAAAGCAAACCACATAACTGCAAGAACATTAGCTGAAAAAATTAATATTTCCCCATCTTTTATTTCTGCAATAGAGAATGATACAACAAAGCTCTCCTTAAAAACACTAACAAATATTTGTGAGGCATTAGGTGTATCATTGTCAGATTTTTTCAATCCTAAATTAAGTCCTACAGATCAGAAATTAATAACTGTTATTATGAGTTTACCAGAACAAAAAAAATATGAACTTCTTCAGTTTTTAACAGGATTAGAAGAGAAGTAA
- a CDS encoding isochorismatase family protein, translating into MRKALLVIDIQSKTIGSLYGKKKFLRRVNRMIDFFHEKNIPVIFIKQDGCGELSNNLNLLDNDVVVDKKEGNAFTSSQFNEVVNNLKLDSFVVTGLMSNACIQKTCKGALKQGYSVTLVEDAHDSIVKPLKTIWNKRLKKIGVNTLTSSMYITIQK; encoded by the coding sequence TTGAGAAAAGCTCTATTAGTAATTGATATTCAAAGTAAAACAATTGGATCACTGTATGGTAAAAAAAAGTTTTTGAGAAGAGTAAATAGGATGATCGATTTTTTTCATGAGAAAAATATACCAGTTATATTCATTAAGCAAGACGGATGTGGAGAGTTATCTAATAATTTAAATCTACTAGATAACGATGTTGTTGTAGATAAAAAAGAAGGAAATGCATTTACGTCTTCTCAATTTAATGAAGTAGTAAATAATCTCAAACTAGATTCATTCGTGGTTACAGGATTAATGAGTAATGCCTGTATTCAAAAAACATGTAAAGGTGCATTGAAACAAGGGTATTCTGTGACTCTAGTAGAAGATGCGCATGATTCCATAGTTAAGCCATTGAAAACTATTTGGAATAAAAGATTAAAGAAAATTGGAGTTAATACATTAACTTCAAGTATGTATATCACTATTCAAAAATAA
- a CDS encoding bacteriocin immunity protein: MSNDKETKPLITNFYNSFKDGQGKNYLELKDVLLKVYKKFDTAINEEALIARLTILF, translated from the coding sequence ATGAGTAATGATAAAGAGACAAAACCATTAATAACTAATTTTTACAACAGTTTTAAAGATGGACAAGGAAAGAATTACTTGGAATTAAAAGATGTTTTATTGAAGGTGTATAAAAAATTTGATACGGCGATAAACGAGGAAGCTTTAATAGCTAGACTAACTATTTTATTTTAA